The following are encoded together in the Rhizoctonia solani chromosome 10, complete sequence genome:
- a CDS encoding nucleoporin SEH1, whose protein sequence is MLQSSVIPSTHADLITDTVYDYYGVKLATGGIDQKIKIWKLNELTGVWSMVDEWKAHDAPVAKIAWAHPEYGTLLASCSYDRTVKIWEDARGIPDASGPSKFQLKATLTEARGTVRAVDFAPAAFGLKLVTIASDNIVRIYECHETYHLNPWLLVEEFDAAAIAVTPVSGESPSGATPTQTNTALSDTPPTAPSGISLQRSGAAAASNPPNKPVGVKEADGAWCVQWLKDKFSGEIIAVSCGTQAVVKIIALQPGKPPQVLLTIPQYPINVPTTGAPSLLGAVTPTSTSPSLLPTLPQSHTTPSHPGHAITTLSWAPPCGRSYQLLATGSRDHKVRIFKLWHGERDAFGEDGFGDGTSARADQSWSFSRLGEFDDHKATVGRVEWNITGTILSSAGDDGKIRLWKATFNNVWRSMGTLGAVESADGDAMEQ, encoded by the exons ATGTTACAGTCCTCGGTTATTCCTTCTACGCACGCCGATCTAATCACCGACACGGTCTATGACTACTATGGCGTGAAACTTGCAACTGGAGGAATTGACCAAAA AATTAAGATATGGAAACTAAATGAACTCACTGGGGTCTGGTCCATGGTGGATGAATGGAAAGCCCACGACGCACCTGTGGCAAAAATTGCATGGGCTCATCCGGAATACGGCACACTGTTAGCATCGTGCTCTTATGACCGTACCGTCAAGATTTGGGAGGATGCGCGAGGAATTCCAGACGCGTCGGGTCCTTCCAAGTTTCAACTCAAAGCAACGCTTACGGAAGCACGAGGGACCGTGCGTGCTGTGGATTTCGCTCCTGCTGCTTTCGGCCTGAAATTG GTTACGATTGCATCGGATAACATTGTACGAATTTACGAGTGTCATGAGACCTATCATCTCAATCCTTGGCTCCTGGTCGAGGAATTCGACGCTGCTGCTATTGCTGTGACCCCAGTCTCCGGCGAGTCGCCTAGCGGTGCAACGCCCACACAGACGAATACTGCTCTTTCAGACACACCTCCCACCGCTCCCAGCGGAATTTCTCTGCAACGTTCTGGGGCCGCTGCGGCGTCTAATCCTCCGAATAAACCTGTTGGTGTCAAAGAGGCTGATGGTGCTTGGTGTGTCCAATGGCTCAAGGATAAATTTAGTGGCGAAATCATTGCTGTGTCTTGCGGAACGCAGGCTGTGGTCAAG ATTATTGCATTGCAACCGGGCAAACCGCCACAAGTCTTGCTCACCATTCCACAGTATCCCATAAACGTCCCTACTACTGGTGCCCCCTCCCTTCTCGGCGCCGTAACGCCTACTTCGACCTCACCTTCGCTTCTCCCAACATTGCCCCAATCTCACACGACCCCGTCACACCCCGGCCACGCGATCACCACCCTTTCCTGGGCACCGCCGTGTGGGCGCTCATACCAGTTACTTGCTACTGGTTCGCGCGACCACAAGGTGCGGATATTCAAACTCTGGCATGGCGAACGAGACGCGTTTGGAGAGGACGGATTCGGTGATGGTACTAGCGCACGGGCCGACCAGAGCTGGAGTTTTAGCCGATTAGGGGAATTCGATGATCACAA GGCCACGGTGGGACGTGTCGAGTGGAATATCACTGG AACAATACTGTCGTCTGCGGGAGATGATGGAAAAATTCGTCTATGGAAGGCGACGTTTAACAACGTATGGAGATCCATGGGCACGCTCGGTGCAGTCGAGTCGGCCGACGGGGATGCTATGGAACAGTGA
- a CDS encoding GNAT family acetyltransferase → MPYQSRPISDAEIEALPLRFVRLEAGEEEVFTDVLLKVWFALAESGSLATLPPVPDIVSFVDDCAIFYLIFHTEPKELKLTPGDLLTSAPILNSPPTASSSAGTRASPERVNKRPHPYAHARPQASYSSKDYRSEQTPSGSEEVIGCVYLSHSSATQNTLDIGIALRPEARGRGYGRATVTKFLRYSFESLNIHRVVANVFGPSDVNQKRSARESGTVRWIFEKIGFVPEGVQRRAAFSAAEGIWRDVYPLAMLDLDWVRLGSRSVQGRTAIIGPFDAMVERHGAEREEMSDWMDDESWGRLRRVSSAETIKGNDEQPTDPVSQEPAVSERSPSPIHPESESESEFAVPSEHEWRSATPSTDFDYSIVSHSPPPAHSIGSPAASDAFSAFSLSNVTSPEFEPIDLPITEPVPFNMIGSPDLEPPLSPGFSNTSHEAIELASLPALAQTMNASVNTNVDVNMNVVPDSAAPAATPSTADPTPTSPILIPTHSPTPAPHNILTLQDVDEPLDFWASDSELDFQRGA, encoded by the coding sequence ATGCCCTACCAATCCCGCCCTATCAGCGACGCCGAAATCGAggctcttcctcttcgctTTGTTCGCCTCGAAgcaggggaagaagaagtgTTTACCGATGTCCTGCTCAAAGTCTGGTTCGCACTGGCAGAATCAGGTTCGCTGGCAACTCTCCCACCCGTACCCGATATAGTCAGCTTTGTCGACGACTGTGCTATTTTCTACTTGATATTTCATACCGAGCCCAAAGAACTGAAACTCACTCCCGGGGACCTTCTGACGAGCGCTCCTATACTCAACTCTCCGCCAACAGCTTCAAGTTCCGCTGGTACACGCGCAAGCCCCGAAAGGGTAAACAAGCGCCCACACCCGTACGCACATGCCCGTCCGCAAGCTTCTTATTCCTCAAAAGACTACAGATCCGAACAGACGCCTTCCGGATCGGAAGAGGTCATCGGCTGCGTCTACTTATCTCACTCTTCAGCTACCCAAAACACCCTCGACATTGGTATCGCGCTTAGACCCGAAGCTCGGGGAAGAGGCTACGGCCGAGCGACCGTCACCAAGTTTCTTCGATACTCCTTTGAAAGTCTCAACATCCACCGCGTTGTCGCCAACGTCTTTGGGCCAAGCGATGTCAACCAAAAACGGAGCGCACGAGAAAGCGGGACTGTACGCTGGATATTCGAAAAGATTGGCTTTGTCCCCGAGGGCGTGCAGCGTCGCGCGGCATTTTCCGCCGCAGAAGGTATTTGGCGAGATGTTTATCCATTGGCGATGCTCGATTTGGACTGGGTGCGGTTGGGCTCGAGATCAGTCCAAGGTAGGACGGCCATCATCGGTCCATTCGATGCCATGGTCGAACGCCACGGAGCCGAGCGCGAAGAAATGAGCGACTGGATGGACGATGAAAGTTGGGGCCGACTCAGGCGCGTCTCGAGCGCAGAAACCATCAAGGGGAACGACGAACAGCCAACCGATCCCGTATCTCAAGAACCAGCCGTATCCGAACGCTCGCCCTCGCCCATCCACCCAGAATCCGAATCCGAATCTGAATTCGCAGTCCCATCAGAACACGAATGGCGCTCGGCCACACCCAGCACCGACTTTGACTATTCGATCGTCTCCCACTCGCCGCCGCCGGCCCACTCGATCGGCTCTCCAGCCGCATCAGACGCGTTTAGCGCATTCAGCTTGTCCAACGTGACTTCGCCCGAATTCGAGCCCATCGACCTGCCCATTACCGAACCTGTTCCATTCAACATGATCGGTTCACCCGACCTCGAGCCGCCGTTGTCCCCGGGCTTCTCGAACACCTCGCACGAAGCGATTGAGCTTGCATCTTTGCCCGCGCTAGCGCAAACTATGAACGCGAGCGTGAATACGAATGTGGACGTGAATATGAACGTGGTTCCCGACTCTGCTGCTCCAGCTGCAACTCCATCCACCGCTGACCCAACTCCAACCAGTCCGATCCTAATCCCAACTCACAGCCCAACACCCGCCCCGCACAACATACTCACGCTCCAAGACGTAGACGAGCCTCTTGATTTCTGGGCCAGCGACTCTGAACTGGATTTTCAGAGGGGCGCATAA